A region of Saccopteryx leptura isolate mSacLep1 chromosome X, mSacLep1_pri_phased_curated, whole genome shotgun sequence DNA encodes the following proteins:
- the ZNF157 gene encoding LOW QUALITY PROTEIN: zinc finger protein 157 (The sequence of the model RefSeq protein was modified relative to this genomic sequence to represent the inferred CDS: substituted 2 bases at 2 genomic stop codons) yields the protein MSSIAPVTPHHRDVFMYRLLLQGSVSFEDVAVDFTQQEWHRLNTAQRTMHKDVMLENYSNLASVGLCVAKPEMIFKLEQGEELWVLEEESSGHGSSGSLSLLSGNNFIECNALRHDNNLLQYQKIQTLDQTLEYNGYRKVFYKKTGFVGHTKTHRGDKNFECHECGKTYRRKSNLIEHLRIHTGERPYKCNDCAKTFSARSYLIAHHKTHTREKPFACNECTKTFYEKATFTIHQRTHTGEKPYKCEECGKLLECGKFFRMKTTLNNHQRTHTGEKPYQCNECGKSFKVHSSLGIYQRIHTGEKPYECNKCGNAFYVKARLIEHQRRHSGEKPYECSECGKIFSMRKSLCQHQKTHTGEKPYQCSECGNAFYLKVRLIEHQXIHTGERPFECEECGKAFCRKAHLTEHQLTHLGWHXPYAKEKASL from the exons ATGTCCAGCATAGCTCCTGTAACTCCTCACCACAGGGATGTGTTCATGTACAG ATTGTTGTTACAGGGATCTGTGTCTTTTGAGGACGTGGCTGTGGATTTTACCCAACAAGAGTGGCACAGACTGAACACAGCTCAGAGGACCATGCACAAGgatgtgatgctggagaactACAGCAACTTGGCATCTGTGG GCCTCTGCGTGGCCAAACCAGAGATGATCTTCAAGTTGGAGCAAGGAGAAGAGCTGTGGGTATTAGAGGAGGAATCCTCAGGCCATGGTTCCTCAG gatcacTCTCCCTCCTATCTGGcaacaattttattgagtgtaaTGCCCTCAGGCATGATAATAACCTTCTTCAATATCAGAAGATTCAAACTTTGGATCAAACTCTTGAATATAATGGCTATAGGAAAGTCTTCTATAAGAAAACAGGCTTTGTTGGACATACAAAAACACACAGAGGAGATAAAAACTTTGAATGTCATGAATGTGGGAAAACTTACCGCAGAAAATCAAACCTAATTGAACATCTGAGAATACACACAGGGGAGAGACCCTATAAGTGTAATGACTGTGCAAAAACCTTTAGTGCAAGATCATACCTCATTGCTCATCATAAAACTCACACAAGAGAGAAGCCCTTTGCATGTAATGAATGTACGAAAACCTTTTATGAGAAGGCAACCTTCACAATTCATCAGAGAACTCACACAGGTGAGAAACCCTATAAATGTGAGGAATGTgggaaatt gctggaatgtgGGAAATTCTTTAGAATGAAGACGACTCTCAATAATCATCAGCGAACTCACACAGGTGAAAAACCCTATCAatgtaatgaatgtgggaaatctttcAAGGTGCATTCATCTCTTGGGATATATCAGcgaattcacacaggagaaaaaccttATGAATGTAATAAATGTGGTAACGCTTTCTATGTTAAAGCACGCCTCATTGAACATCAGAGAAGGCAttcaggagagaaaccctatgaatgtagtGAATGTGGAAAAATCTTTAGTATGAGGAAATCTCTTtgtcaacaccagaaaactcacacaggagagaaaccttatcaatgcagtgaatgtggaaatGCCTTTTATTTGAAAGTACGCCTCATTGAACATCAgtgaattcacacaggagagagacCCTTTGAATGTgaagaatgtgggaaagccttctgCCGTAAAGCACACCTCACAGAACATCAGCTAACTCACTTAGGTTGGCACTAGCCTTATGCTAAGGAGAAAGCTTCTCTGTGA